One Pyramidobacter piscolens W5455 genomic region harbors:
- a CDS encoding HU family DNA-binding protein, protein MTKAELVEFVREKTNLRKVDAANAVAAMLEGVKDTLQKQGKVQIVGFGTFEVRQRSARTGRNPQDPSKTVHIPAKKVPVFKAGKLLREAVDATVAKKAAKKPAPKAAKKGKK, encoded by the coding sequence ATGACAAAGGCTGAATTGGTTGAGTTCGTAAGGGAAAAGACGAATCTTCGGAAGGTCGACGCTGCCAACGCGGTGGCCGCCATGCTCGAAGGCGTGAAGGACACGCTGCAGAAGCAGGGCAAGGTCCAGATCGTGGGCTTCGGCACTTTCGAAGTACGTCAGCGCAGCGCTCGTACGGGCCGCAATCCTCAGGATCCTTCCAAGACTGTCCACATCCCCGCCAAGAAAGTACCTGTGTTCAAGGCCGGCAAGCTTCTGCGCGAGGCCGTCGACGCCACCGTCGCCAAGAAAGCTGCCAAGAAGCCCGCTCCCAAGGCTGCCAAGAAGGGCAAGAAGTAA
- a CDS encoding MATE family efflux transporter: protein MNNFPDAAQQQFIKMTQSPLRPLILGLAMPTICSMLITSFYNMADTFFVARIGTSAAGAVGVVYSLMAIIQAIGFMFGMGAGSIASRRLGERKDDEARTATSSAFFAALAFGLLVAAGGLIWLDPFMRLLGSTETILPFARQYARWILIGAPLMTTSFVMNTNLRSEGKAFFAMLGIVTGGLLNVVLDPLFIFTFKMGIAGAAIATVLSQCVSFSILMSHFIFKRTVLRISPRYVSRSPAFYGLIVRTGMPTLFRQGMASLASIALNTSAAVYGDAALAAMAIVMRVSMFIGSILIGFGQGFQPVAGYNFGAKRYDRVIEAYKFCVRTGLIVLTCLAAFFFVFAPQVIALFQNTDPRVSEIGSFAFRAHCVTLVTLPVTALTDMLFQVTGRYKEASFLSGARRGFFFIPCVIILPRFIGLTGIQISQPVADVLCACFSIPLVRNYLNWMRTQTSAVRTNSTTEQRRSGE from the coding sequence ATGAACAACTTCCCCGATGCCGCCCAGCAGCAGTTCATCAAGATGACTCAGTCGCCTCTGCGGCCTCTGATTCTCGGCTTGGCCATGCCAACCATCTGCAGCATGCTGATCACTTCCTTTTACAACATGGCCGACACGTTCTTCGTGGCCCGTATCGGCACCAGCGCCGCCGGCGCCGTCGGCGTGGTCTATTCGCTGATGGCGATCATTCAGGCGATCGGTTTCATGTTCGGCATGGGAGCCGGCAGCATCGCCTCGCGGCGTCTGGGCGAACGGAAAGACGACGAGGCCCGAACAGCCACCTCGTCGGCGTTTTTCGCCGCGCTCGCGTTCGGCCTGCTGGTCGCCGCCGGCGGGCTGATCTGGCTGGATCCTTTTATGAGGCTGCTCGGATCGACGGAGACCATTCTGCCCTTCGCGCGTCAATACGCCCGCTGGATCCTGATCGGCGCTCCGCTGATGACGACGTCTTTCGTGATGAATACCAATCTGCGTTCCGAAGGCAAGGCTTTCTTCGCCATGCTCGGCATCGTCACCGGCGGGCTGCTGAACGTGGTGCTGGATCCGCTGTTCATCTTCACGTTCAAAATGGGCATCGCCGGCGCCGCCATCGCCACCGTGCTGAGCCAGTGCGTCAGTTTCTCCATTCTGATGTCGCACTTCATTTTCAAACGCACGGTGCTGCGCATCAGCCCGCGGTATGTGTCCCGTTCGCCCGCCTTTTACGGTCTAATCGTCCGCACCGGCATGCCGACGCTGTTTCGCCAGGGCATGGCTTCGCTGGCCAGTATCGCGCTCAACACCAGCGCCGCCGTCTACGGCGACGCCGCGCTCGCGGCCATGGCCATCGTCATGCGCGTGTCCATGTTCATCGGTTCCATCTTGATCGGCTTCGGGCAGGGTTTCCAGCCCGTGGCCGGCTACAACTTCGGCGCCAAGCGCTACGACCGCGTCATCGAAGCGTATAAATTCTGCGTCCGTACCGGCCTGATCGTGCTGACATGTCTGGCGGCGTTCTTTTTCGTCTTTGCGCCGCAGGTCATCGCCCTGTTTCAAAATACCGATCCGCGCGTTTCTGAGATCGGCTCCTTCGCCTTCCGCGCCCACTGTGTGACGCTCGTCACCCTGCCCGTGACCGCTCTCACCGACATGCTGTTCCAGGTCACCGGGCGCTACAAAGAAGCGTCGTTCCTTTCCGGCGCCCGGCGCGGCTTCTTCTTTATCCCCTGCGTCATCATCCTGCCCCGCTTCATCGGCCTCACCGGCATCCAAATCAGCCAGCCCGTCGCCGACGTCCTCTGCGCCTGTTTCTCCATCCCCCTCGTCAGAAATTACCTCAACTGGATGCGCACGCAGACTTCCGCAGTGAGAACAAATTCCACCACAGAGCAACGGAGAAGCGGAGAATGA
- a CDS encoding VOC family protein, protein MYSMAHVGIRVQDLHRSLRFYVDALGGMKDKEFKMPSGSHLVFVRFADFSVELIYKPGDDRVPGRNHLAISVPSMEDALRRLGGCGFDAGPVRPMGDHARNCFLSGPDGEIIELCEGSL, encoded by the coding sequence ATGTATTCAATGGCTCACGTCGGGATTCGCGTGCAGGATCTTCATCGGTCGCTTCGTTTCTATGTCGATGCCCTCGGCGGCATGAAGGACAAGGAGTTCAAAATGCCTTCGGGATCCCATCTGGTCTTCGTCAGGTTTGCGGACTTCTCCGTAGAGCTGATTTACAAGCCCGGTGACGACCGCGTTCCAGGGCGCAATCACTTGGCAATTTCCGTCCCGTCCATGGAAGACGCCCTCCGGCGCCTCGGCGGCTGCGGCTTTGACGCCGGCCCCGTCCGCCCCATGGGGGATCATGCCCGCAACTGTTTTCTCAGTGGCCCCGACGGCGAGATCATTGAACTTTGCGAAGGCAGCCTGTAG
- a CDS encoding acetate--CoA ligase family protein, which produces MWDRGLLIVGDGDGTGTDLRPLALMSDLGRGDFFAVCRESAAAAEWPDEKIDVVMISPGCTNCAPLLKQCLERRIGFVIIGCPRLEREEERRLLREYRAGGGHALGPGSQGFFDWERRLALCWSAAVRMPDSPPQERHVTLIAQGGTVPFSLYAMAVEAGVRFRRVVSLGNCADSDGELLHCMEEAIGDPMTTLLILSFESLSQGRDFLAMASRAAERRLPVVVLRSGVNEAFRDRLARRHVDAAWTDSIMWESVAGQFGVVLLSDAQQIVDLGKLSSLGLPPQGNRVAVLALSEGLAMMQGDQCREAGLDVVEFSPVLRGKIQALLPRWASAANPADLSEQALNREGALDRILDTLQASEECDMILVTTGSLTAAQGERLARAVGTAHRRGGKTLACCCLSRWRPLDEMVRRMNMEGVPLFSSPRRVAEALAALWRIGRDVRPMNELCKPARHPFLDRCPLRLSERDAMALVDAYGLKTVTHRLCTSVTEVLETAHSIGFPLVLKVVSPSFASKQQARAVALNLRTEEELRNAYGRILERTSRVHAGAEIQGVVAQKMVTDGIECMIGIKRDPLFGPVVAVALGGAYYGLMKDISLRVAPVSLETAMDMVRSLKGYPLISGEWSGTPMDVEALAQQIVTLSQMGCAEPDIELLDINPIFIRPRGLGAEVADAFAVRRQKTKD; this is translated from the coding sequence ATGTGGGACCGCGGACTGTTGATCGTCGGCGACGGAGACGGCACGGGGACCGATCTGCGCCCGCTGGCGCTGATGAGCGACCTGGGGCGCGGGGATTTCTTCGCGGTGTGCCGCGAGAGCGCCGCGGCGGCCGAATGGCCCGACGAAAAAATCGACGTGGTCATGATCTCGCCGGGCTGCACGAACTGCGCGCCGCTGTTGAAACAATGCCTCGAGCGGCGGATCGGTTTTGTGATTATCGGCTGCCCGCGCTTGGAACGCGAAGAAGAGCGGCGGCTGTTGCGAGAATACCGCGCAGGCGGCGGCCATGCGCTGGGGCCGGGCAGCCAAGGATTTTTCGACTGGGAACGGCGGCTGGCGCTGTGCTGGTCGGCGGCCGTGCGAATGCCCGACAGCCCGCCGCAGGAACGTCATGTGACGCTGATCGCGCAGGGCGGCACGGTGCCGTTTTCGCTTTACGCCATGGCCGTAGAAGCGGGGGTCCGCTTCCGCCGCGTCGTTTCCCTCGGCAACTGCGCCGACAGCGACGGCGAACTGCTGCACTGCATGGAAGAGGCCATCGGCGACCCGATGACGACGCTGCTGATCCTCAGCTTCGAGTCGCTGTCGCAGGGGCGCGATTTTCTCGCCATGGCCTCGCGCGCGGCGGAGCGCCGGCTGCCGGTGGTGGTGCTGCGAAGCGGCGTGAACGAGGCGTTTCGCGACCGTTTGGCGCGGCGCCATGTTGACGCCGCCTGGACCGACTCGATCATGTGGGAGTCGGTGGCCGGCCAGTTCGGCGTGGTGCTGCTGAGCGACGCGCAACAGATCGTCGATCTCGGCAAGTTGTCCTCATTGGGGCTGCCGCCGCAGGGTAATCGCGTGGCGGTGCTGGCGCTGTCCGAAGGATTGGCGATGATGCAGGGTGACCAGTGCCGCGAAGCCGGACTGGACGTGGTCGAATTTTCACCTGTGCTGAGAGGGAAGATCCAGGCCCTGCTGCCTCGTTGGGCCAGCGCCGCCAACCCGGCCGACCTGTCTGAGCAGGCGCTCAACCGCGAAGGGGCGCTGGATCGGATTCTCGATACGCTGCAGGCCAGCGAAGAATGCGACATGATCCTTGTCACTACCGGTTCGCTGACGGCCGCCCAAGGCGAACGTCTGGCCCGCGCCGTGGGGACGGCGCATCGCCGCGGCGGCAAAACGCTGGCTTGCTGCTGTCTGAGTCGCTGGCGCCCGCTTGACGAAATGGTGCGACGCATGAACATGGAAGGCGTACCTCTGTTCAGCAGCCCGCGTCGCGTCGCCGAAGCCCTGGCCGCCCTGTGGCGCATCGGCCGCGATGTCCGCCCGATGAACGAGCTCTGCAAGCCGGCGCGGCATCCGTTCCTCGACCGCTGCCCGCTGCGGCTGAGCGAGCGCGACGCCATGGCGCTGGTCGATGCTTATGGACTGAAGACGGTTACGCACCGTCTGTGCACTTCGGTAACCGAGGTACTGGAAACGGCGCACAGCATCGGTTTCCCGCTGGTGCTGAAGGTGGTCTCGCCGTCGTTCGCCAGCAAGCAGCAGGCTCGTGCCGTGGCGCTGAACCTGCGCACCGAGGAAGAGCTGCGCAACGCCTACGGGCGCATCCTCGAACGCACCAGCCGCGTCCATGCCGGAGCGGAGATTCAGGGCGTGGTGGCTCAGAAAATGGTTACCGACGGCATCGAATGCATGATCGGCATCAAGCGTGACCCGCTCTTCGGCCCGGTCGTAGCCGTGGCGCTGGGCGGCGCCTATTACGGTTTGATGAAGGACATTTCGCTGCGCGTGGCGCCGGTCTCGCTGGAAACGGCCATGGATATGGTCAGGAGCCTCAAAGGGTACCCGCTCATCTCCGGCGAATGGTCCGGCACGCCCATGGACGTGGAGGCGCTGGCGCAGCAGATCGTAACGCTGTCACAGATGGGCTGTGCGGAACCGGACATCGAACTTCTGGACATCAACCCGATCTTTATCCGTCCGCGTGGATTGGGGGCGGAGGTTGCTGACGCCTTTGCGGTGCGGCGGCAAAAAACGAAGGACTGA
- a CDS encoding GxxExxY protein: protein MKSSTGYLPYINLRAPDFRSEFIRHDASLTSSNCDASKLKPVHTAQLLSYMKLTRKTLGYLINFNVPLIKDGIHRLFLPYSARLPRTIS from the coding sequence ATGAAATCGTCAACGGGGTATTTGCCGTACATAAATCTCCGGGCCCCGGACTTCCGGAGCGAGTTTATCAGACATGATGCCTCGCTCACAAGCTCCAACTGCGACGCCTCAAAGTTGAAACCGGTTCATACCGCACAGCTTCTTTCATATATGAAACTCACGAGAAAGACTTTAGGGTATCTTATCAATTTCAACGTTCCGCTGATAAAAGACGGTATTCATCGTCTGTTCCTTCCCTATTCAGCTCGACTTCCGCGGACAATATCATAA
- a CDS encoding RrF2 family transcriptional regulator — protein sequence MKVSTRAHYGLRAVIAISEMARSGLPVSVSDVAKAENLSDTYLEQLVSKLRRAGILRSYRGARGGYELVRDPDTITVAEVLKAAGEQIIFPECTTPEGCELAHQRGHVCASSHFWQNLNSMVNKIAEETTVGSLIRNYEEEMGEMRAEKRQ from the coding sequence ATGAAAGTTTCAACAAGGGCTCATTACGGACTGCGCGCGGTCATCGCCATCTCCGAAATGGCCCGGAGCGGGCTGCCGGTCAGCGTCAGCGACGTGGCCAAGGCCGAGAATCTTTCTGACACATATCTGGAGCAGTTGGTATCCAAACTGCGCCGCGCCGGGATCCTGCGCAGTTACAGGGGCGCCCGCGGCGGCTATGAATTGGTTCGCGATCCTGATACGATCACGGTTGCCGAAGTGCTGAAAGCCGCCGGCGAACAGATTATCTTTCCCGAGTGCACGACGCCGGAGGGGTGCGAGCTGGCGCATCAGCGCGGTCATGTTTGCGCTTCTTCCCATTTCTGGCAGAATCTTAATTCCATGGTGAATAAAATCGCTGAAGAAACGACGGTCGGCAGTTTGATCCGGAACTACGAAGAAGAGATGGGAGAAATGCGGGCCGAAAAACGGCAATGA